Within Felis catus isolate Fca126 chromosome A1, F.catus_Fca126_mat1.0, whole genome shotgun sequence, the genomic segment atttatttacttttagagtgagagagtgagcaagtgagcatgagtgggagaaggaaagagagagagagggacaacgagagagtcccaggcagtctccaagctgtcatcacagagtccaatgcaggacttgaacccacaaaccatgaaatcatgacctgagccaagaccaagatttggacacttaacaaacaGCCCCTCAGCTCCCCTGAGATATGATTCTATATAATGATTACATGAGGCTGACTTTACATTAATGATCAATTTAACAGTAATAGAGGTTGGTACCCATAACTAAAGGGTCATGAACCTATTATCGATCATGTCTAGTTGggtttttttagcttttttttctcactgataataaaatatcttttcaaagttatttttgtatatgaatatTAATATAGAATTAGACTTGATAGCAAGTCTGTCTGCCAGCATTCTTTTACATCTGAATGGATTAAAGTCACTGTGATGTGCCTATCCCAAAGGGCACTACTCATATGTTCACATGGCTCATGAACAGCTAACTTCACTGTTAGAGTCCATACACTGAGCACAGACTCACAGGTCTTTCAAAAGAACAATTGTGTCAATCTTAATGTAGAAGTGCATTCCACAGTTCATCTcaggacttattttattttgtttttattatcatccttccacaaagaaaaagataatttctaTAGTAAGGGCACTTCCAAAGTTAAGTTGCAAAGACCAACCATGaacttatattttgtttattatgtcAGGTGGAAGTGTCAACATTATGGATCACAGAAACAAGACCAGAGTCATGGAGTTTATTCTTCTGGGGTTTCAGAATGAAAAGGAAGtagaaattcttcttttttatgcaTTCTTGCTCATGTACATGACGTCTCTGATTGGCAACACCATGATCGTCCTTTTGGTGTGTGGTGACTACCATCTGCATTCACTCATGTATTTCTTTGTAGCCAATCTTTCCTTCCTTGAAGTTGCCATGACCTCCACAGTGGTGCCTAAGATGCTGGCAAACATATTTTCCCTCACCAAGGCAATATCCTTCATAGGATGTCTCACACAgtctttcttctacttcttcttggGATCCACGGAATCCTTCATCCTGGTCGTCATGTCATTTGATCGATACATTGCCATCTGCAACCCATTGAGGTATGCCATCATCATGAACAAACAGACATGCATATTGTTGCTTCTGGGATCCTATTTAGGTGCATTTTTGTCAATTTTAGCACCATCAATCTTAACTGCTCCTCTGCCCTTTTGTGGACCAAATATTATCAATCACTTCTTTTGTGACAGTGGCCCTGTGCTAAAGCTGGTCTGTGCAGATATCGCTCTGGCTGAGCTGGCTGACTTTATCTCCTCTGCTGTGTTGCTCTTGGGCTCCTTGCTCTTCACAGGAGTGTCTTACATGTACATTATTATTGCTATCCTTAGAATTCCTTCTGTCCAGTGACAGCAGAAAGCTTTCTCCACTTGTGTTTCACACATCACTGTTGTGACACTTTATTATGGAAGCTCCATCTTTATTTACATCCGCCCAAAAAAGGGTGATGTGATGGATCTTAACAAATTTGCCACAGTGCTGAACACCGTTGTAACACCGATGTTGAACCCTTTCATCTATAGTCTTCGAAATGAGAAAGTCAAAGAATCCCTGAGAGATGCTTTCAATAAATATGCAGGCATGTTAACAAATTcaagatcttttttaaatttttttttcaacgtttatttatttttgggacagagagagacagagcatgaacgggggaggggcagagagagagggagacacagaatcggaaacaggctccaggctccgagccatcagcccagagcctgacgcggggcttgaactcacggaccgcgagatcgtgacctggctgaagtcggacgcttaaccgactgcgccacccaggctccccaagatctttaaaaccacaaaaataataTCTACAACAAAGATATCTTCATGTCTGGcaataaaatgattttgtaatatAACTCAAAGTTAATATGCTTGCATAaggaaaacatttaggaaaacatATATCACTTCCTGATTTTTGTCCAGGTTTACTTAACAGTAAGTCACATAGATCTAAAATTATGTACATGCATTcataatacatacaaacatactgatagatagatataaatatgtcagtaattattattcccattttttctgTGCCtccagtgttttaaaaatcaaaattttgtaCAGTCTAGGGATTTTTAATTCAAACAAAGCCAGTATTAGGTGTTTCTTCTgtaagtattttcttaatttaccaCAGTTTTCAAATATTAACTTATATTTCACATTTGATTCATATGGattgtttttagaagaaaatattaaacatgatCTGACTTCAACTTTGAAATGTTGCGTATATTGTCCCTTTGTTACTTAAATTTGGATTTTAATTGTGGACTGATCTACTCATGACTCCATGTCCTTAGCATTTGTACTCAAATTCTATGCCATAGAATATAAGGATATATCTACCTGTGGCAAAGGAATTTATCAGAACTTACAGGCCTCTGCTAATTATGCAGACAACTGATAGGTAAGTAGCAGAAATTTATCACAATGGcctatttacaatattttttttcagaatagtaGGAAATTACTTCAGATACTGAACTttgaacataaaaatttttataagaagAGGTTTTATTAAAAACTAATACTAATAATGACCTTGGAATTGCAACATAACTTAGATTGCATCACTTTTTCACTATTTGAAAGGAcagtaaaaatatcttaattaGGTATAAGTGAGAAAATAACTCTAAAGTAAGTACTTAGACTAACATGATCTGTGATCCATCATTGTTACTGTGAATTATATATTTCACGAAAACTGAGCTGTCTCCATAACGAGCACGTAATTTCAATCCACAGATCACAGAGGTACTCGTCTCATATACAACAAAATTTTCTGACCATTAAATACTCTGTAAATGTTTCAAGCATGGCTTTAGCCTTGCTTACAGTAAACTGATATAAAAAACTACAATTTGATTTGTCAATTATTCCCAGATTCCTTCCTATCTGTCTTTTCTGATTCCTAGCTGTTAACTTCTTATACTCTCCACCTCTCTGACTTTAAAATTCTTactcttttagaaaagaaaaaaaaactattaataattGTGCTCATCTATTCTCAGTTAGTACCCCCATGTCCTAGCAAGACTTCTATGGCGTGCCTGGATGGAGACCATTCATGGTGTTGAAATCACTATGTgcgaacagaaagaaaattagaattttcacTCATAGAATGCCTttgaagttattattattttactttactgtATTGTCATCAATAAAACCTAGAAATATAATTAATGACTGTATGAAAGGGAGCATaacatttctgaagaaaaaatataaaatcagctGGGTAATCACAAGGGGTGACAATAAGATTCCTAGCAACAGATCACTTTTTCCATCATAAGCCTCAGATAAGGCAGACTTCTTCACATTCCCTGGATATTACAGCTCCTAGGACCTCCTAcactaaattatatttaacatggATCACCCTCCCTCTTGCAATTGGATGGcgaattttatttcctaaaagacTGAGTTTTCAGAATAGGACATTAATGGtgactgttttattcatttgtgttccATCCCTGGCTAAATAAGTTTCAATTAAGTGTGTTTCAGTAAGTTACAACTGAAGCACTATACTTTTATAATAAGTCATGTTCATTTTGAATCTGTAAATATATCTTCTAATTATATACTTTTGCATTACTCATATTGTATGTGACAATGCTCTGGGAGGAATTTACAAATTTCCAGAAGTTAATAAAAGTTGATTCATATGTTTCTATTTCCCCCAATAAACTAAAACATGAGAAAGTAAAATCACTCATAGAACTCCTTCAAGTTTTAAGATGAGTTCAACCATTTGTCAACAAAATAACAATTTTTGTGTCTAATATCTTACAAGTATTAGAAATTTTGTATTCAAACCACTAATGTGAAGATGATGAAAATGAAGCAAAGGAAGTTATGTATTATTGACCGTCACAAAACAGTAAGAGCAAGAGTTTAATGGAATTCAGAATTTTAGtcattgtttcatttaatatgtatttctagTTCTGTTATATGCAAAGATAGTTCATAGATACCAATGAATCAcagtaaagaaagaaatctaggTAAATGTTCAAAATGGCAAAAGGGATAGTGATGAATAAACAATTAATGACAATAGAATTTCATAAATGATCTCTTTTTTTGACCAATATAATTACAACATACTGTTTACATGTATATTCATTTAGAaatgtttctataaatatttacacatatattttaatgtaaatatggaTTATACATGCTACTTTTATtcatggtaaaatatacataaaactttttttttcttcttgagtgcacaattcagtgacattaagcacattcacaccACTGTGCAACCATAATCACTGTCCATCTCCAGAGCTTAGTCATCCTAAACTCTACTCATTAAAATAAGAGCACAAAAGTTGGTACATAGGTTTGGGCTTGCTACATGAtatgtgatcaataaatattaaaaattttttctgatgTAACTCAAATGCTAAAGAAATACTATTATCCATTCTTATTCTACCTGTGTCCTGTACCAGTCATCAAGTGAAATTATTAGTACTTTTTCACACTTCAGAATGTCAAGTGTTGATGCCACTACCCTACCTACAGGGATAGGATATTGGTTGCCACCTGGGTGGTGAGTAATccaatttcaaaatgttattttatgggTATGATTTCCAATAACACTTTTTAGAAAGGGGAAATACATCCAGGAGAGGACTCTTGGAATCACTAGAAAACATGTATTCCAGGTTACCCCATCAGTGACAGAAGGTATTTGGTATACCAACTCCTATCAGTCATTGATGAAGAACTGGACACAAAATATATTAGATCTTTGGCACATCTAGTCTGCTACACAACAGGGTTTAATAAGCCAGTAACAGCACTCTGGATTGAAATACAAACATTTCAGTGAAAGTGAACTGATAAagaattcctagaaactcacacatTATAAacactgaaacatgaagaaatataaaacttgacAGACCCAACACCAGacaagaaattgaatcagtaatcagaaatctcccaacaaataggaCTCCTggcccagatggcttctcaggaaattctaccaaacatttaaagaagagttaatacctagtcTATTCAAactgttacaaaaaatagaaatagaagtaaaACTTGAAAACTGGCTCTAAGAAGCCAGcattacatttatttcaaaaccaGCCAAACACCCCCACTGAAGAGGGTAATTACAGTACAATATCCTGAATgatcatggatgcaaaaattcttaacaagacactagcaaatagaattcaaaagtacattaaaataattattcaccatgatcaagtgagaatTATTTCTGTGCCACAGGGCTCACATCAACATCATACACCACATTAAATAAAGTAAGG encodes:
- the LOC123386464 gene encoding olfactory receptor 49-like; amino-acid sequence: MDHRNKTRVMEFILLGFQNEKEVEILLFYAFLLMYMTSLIGNTMIVLLVCGDYHLHSLMYFFVANLSFLEVAMTSTVVPKMLANIFSLTKAISFIGCLTQSFFYFFLGSTESFILVVMSFDRYIAICNPLRYAIIMNKQTCILLLLGSYLGAFLSILAPSILTAPLPFCGPNIINHFFCDSGPVLKLVCADIALAELADFISSAVLLLGSLLFTGVSYMYIIIAILRIPSVQ